Part of the Leptolyngbya sp. BL0902 genome, GCCCCGCTAGGCCAAACCCCGTCACGTCCGTACAAGCGGTGGCTTGGTGCTGCCGAAAAATCTCGGCGGCGGCGCGATTGGGGGTGATCATGGCCTCAATTGCCGCCTCAATCCAGCGACCCTTGGCCCGTTTCTGCATGTCCGCTGCAAACAGGGTGCCCGTGCCCAGGGCTTGGGTCAGAATCAGCCGATTGCCCGCCTCCATCCCGCCCTTGCGGAGGAGGTGATCGGGATCCGCGACCCCGTTGCAGGCAAAGCCCAGGGCTAGGTTTGGGCCTTCTATCGTATGGCCACCAACGAGGGGGGTGCCTGTAACCTCTAACCCTGTGTAAATGCCGGACAGCAGGTGATAAAGGGTTTCCGTCTGGAGCTTCGGCGTGGCATAGGGCAGTTGCACCATAGCTAGTACGCTGTGGGGCTGGGCTCCCATGGCATCGAGGTCGCTGAGGCCATGCTTGAGGGCAATTTGGGCAAAGACGAAGGGATCGTCCACCAACGCCGGGAAGTAATCCACCGTGTGCACCATCACCCGACCGGGGGGGACGGCCATCACGGCAGCATCGTCGGGGGATTCTAGGCCAATCAGCAGGTCTTCTGGGGCGGTGGCAAGGTGAGGAAAATCCAGTCGGACACGACGGATAGCCTGGGAGAGGACGGTGCTGCCAATTTTGGAGCCGCAGCCGGAGCAGGGGAGTGGGGAGTGGGGAGTCGGGAGTGGGGAGTGGGGCGTCGGGAGTCGGAAGTGGGGCGTCGGGAGTGGGGGGGATTGGGGAGGGGAGGTCATGGCCGGGAAGTCGGTGAACAGGGCCATGAATTTGCGGTCGATGTGGTCTTTCCAGCGGCGGCAGAGGGGAGATTCCCAGGCAAGAGGGCCACGGGCGGCAATGGTGTTGCCATAGCCCACGTCGATGAGGTTCAGAAATTTCTGCTGGGGCCGAAAGGGTTGGAGGGGTTGGCCTTGCAAGAATCGGCGCAGGTTCTCGTAGAGCGGCTGGCCTTGGCGCACGGCAAACACGCCTGCCTTGGGGCGGGGATGGTTGACCATGGTGGCCACATCCCCAGCGGCAAAGATGTTGGGATGGGACAGGGTTTGCAGGGTGTCGCCCACTTGAATAAAGCCCTGAGTGTCTAGGGACAGACCGGAATCCTGGAGCCAGCTAGGGGCGGCGGCATTCGTCACCCAAAAAACGCGATCACACCCCACCGCTAATCCAGACTCGCTGTGGACAATGCTTTGTCCTGTCGCCTCATCCAGGGTGATGGCCGTCACGGCATCCTTCAGATGTACCTCAATGCCCCGCTCCTGGCAGATTTGCAGAATGCGGCGTCTTGTCCAGCGGTTGCGGCCCTCCGCCAGTTCAGATCCGCGATGGAAGAGGTGAAGGGTGGCCCTCACCCCCCGGCCCCCTCTCCCACGGGGAGAGGGGGAGCTAGAGTTTTCAACGTCCTTTTCCTGTGGGAAGAGGGATTTAGGGAGTGGGAGATCAGGGGAGTCGGGAGTCGGGAGTCGAGAGTCGGAAGGATCGTCAAAGTCCCTCTCCCTGGGGGAGAGGGATTTAGGGTGAGGGCCATCTAGGGAATCAGGCAACAAGCTTTCCAGAAATGTCGTTAGCCGAGCCTCCATGTTCAGGGTGAGTTCTACGCCGCCTACGCCGCCGCCGACAATGGCAATGGTGCGCGGCTGATCGGGCTGGGCCTGGATTTCCGCTAAAAAGTCCTGCCACTGGTGGAGGAGTTTGGGAACAGGTTTGGCGGGGATGGCGTAGTCTGAAGCACCGGGGACGGTGAAGGTGGCGGGGGTGCTGCCTGTGTTGATGGACAGCACATCAAAGGCGATGGGGGGATGGTGGGCGCAAAGCACCCGCTGATTGGCCAAATCCAGCCCCACGGCTCGATCCATCACCAGGCGGCAGTTCGCGAACCGGGTGAGGGGGCGCAGGTCGATGTGGGCTTCATCGAAGTCATACACTCCGGCCACATGGCTGGGCAGCATCCCGGAATAGGGGGTGTCTACCAGGTCGGTAATCAGGGTCAGCCGCACGCCGGGGAGGGGATTCATGCCCCACTTTCGCAAGACTAGGGCGTGGCTATGGCCGCCGCCCAGAAGCACGAGGTCGGTGGTAAGGGGCGTAGCTGGCATCATGGCTGACGTTACCCCAGCAGGTCTAGGAACGGTTGCTGAGCGAGTTGCATCGGTCGCTGAGGTATCGGTCGCTGTAGCATCGCAGGGTGTCCCTAGCGGCCAATGGCCTTGACCAGGAAAATGCCGCCAAAGTAGAGGAACAGCACGGCCCCGCCTAGCAAACTTTGGGTAACGGGGTCGGTCGATGGCGTGAGCACGGCCCCCAGCACAGCGGCCCCCAGCAGTACGTAGCGCCAGCCAGAGAGCATTTGCTTCGAGTTGACAATGCCCAACAGCCCCAGCAGCAGTTGCAAAACGGGAATTTGAAACGCCAGCCCCGTACTAAACAGCAGCAGCAGCACAAATTCAAAATAGCGGTCGATGGACCATAGCTGCTCCACCACGTCGGCCCCGTAGCTGATGAAAAAGTTGAGGGCGGCGGGAATGAGGGCGAAGTAGGCGAAGAACAATCCCGCAAAGAACAGGACGCTAGAACCCAGCACCATCGGCCCCACAAGGCGGCGTTCCCGACGGGTGAGACCGGGCAGCACAAACATCACCACTTGGTAGAGGATGAAGGGACTGGCGATAACTAGGCCGCTGTAGCCCGCCACCTTGAGGGAGACGAAGAAATATTCCCCCGGCGACAACTGGAGAAACTTAACCCCCTGGGCAGGAATTTCCAGCAAGCTAACGATGCGGTTGACCTGCCAGAAACAAGCCACAATGCCCACCAGCACCGCAATCAGCGAGTAGAAAATCCGCATCCGCAGTTCTTCCAAATGGTCGAACAGCGACATTTCCACATCGTAGGGCGCTTCGTCCAGGTCAGCCTCAGCAGTGGCCCCGTTGAGGCGGCTTTGCTGGGGAATGGCGGTGTCAAGATCGGTGGGCGGCGTCATGGCGGCGGCAATGTCCCAGGGAGAAAGGGGCGGTTACGGTGCGTTCTGTGCTTCTTTGGTGCTTTTTATTGTAGCGGGATGTTCCAAGGAACCTAGGGGAGTGCTAGACCAGGGCAACCCTGCTAGACAGCGATTTTTCCCTAGGGGGTAGCGAGTTCGGCGGCGTTGGAATTGGGGTTAAGCCGCAGGGTACGCACCGCCCCAGAGTTGCCCAGCACCACCGGATCCTCGCCGTTAAAGGAGAAGGACACGCCGCCCGCATTGCCTGTGGTAAAGACCAGGGAATTTTGGGCCGTCCAGGTTTCCTCATAGCCACTCTCGGAGGTGCCTTCGTAGACCGTGCGACCATCGGCCACCACACTCAACCAGGAGCGCTCAGTGAGTTGAACCGCCACCACAATGGGAGCCTCTAGGGCCACGGGTTCAGGCTCAGGTTCAGGCTCAGGAATCACGGGGGTTTCGGGTTCCGCTGGCGTGACTTCCTCGGTGGGCGCTTCAGCGGTTTGGGGGGCTTGGCCTCGGCCCAACACCATGCCAATGCCGCCACCAATCAGCAAAATGGCTCCCACCATCAGCAGCCAGAGGGGAAAGCCGCCCCGTCGATCCGGCAGCGGGGCCATCGGTGGCAGGGAAGTAGATAGAGGCGCGTTTTGCACCGTGGAGGTCGGAGCCTTAGCAGGTTGGGAAGCCGCCGCCATGGACGCTGCCGAGGGGACAGGCTCAGGGGCAGGAATCGGGGTAGGGGCAGGAATGGGCTCAGGGGCCACAACAGGCTTTTCGACGGTTGCGGGGGCGGGCGTTTGCACTACCGTGGGAGCCGGAGTGGACTGAGGCTGGGGCGCAGGTTTGGCCACCGGAGCAGGGGCCGCAACACCATAGCTCATCGCCGGAGTGGCCGCACTGGAGTCCGTCATCATGGGCGGCGGCGTCACCACAAATTCCTGGGAAATGGCCTTGCCATCTAGCCCTAGCGCCTCGGCATAGCGACGGATGAAGCCCTGGATAAAGACGGGCTCTGGGAGTTGATCCTCGCGCCCAGTTTCCAGGGCTTGCAGCAGGGCGGGGCGAATGAAGATTTGGTTAGCCAGGATGTCTAGGGACAGTCCTTGCTCTTGCCGCACTTGGCGGAGATAATCCCCGATGCGTTGCAGTTGCTCAACCTGGATAGGCGCTAAGTTTGCCACGCGACCTCACTGAACTCGGTGATGGTTAATGAATCTAAACGAAGTTATTTTAATGGATGGCGGCCAGGGATGGCGGGATTTGGCTAGCATTACCCCAGATTCTGCCCCTTCACCACCCCATGACCTCATATCTCACGCCCTAGGGGCAGGGCATCGCGATTCCCACCTAACGACCGCTTTTGCCCCCCTTGCGGCTAGGGGAAGAGCCGGAATCCATTGGCCCACGGGTGACGCCCAGCTTGCTTTCCAGCTTCAGGCTGCGCCAGAGTTGGGTGCCTGTGATGTGGCCGTCCAAAAGCTGCTGATATTGCTGAATGGTACGGCTGACCTGGGCCGGGGTTTCGTTGAGAAATTCTAGCCGCAGGGTGTGCGCCCCCAGGGAAATCAACCGCTGGGCGTATTCTGCCCCGGTTTGGGCCACGCCGTTGAACAGGGTATTGCGGCATCCGGCATCGGCCTGGAGGATGTGCTCGGTGCCCACCCGATCCCGCAGTTTCACCCCATGGCTTTCGCAGGGACGGCCACAGTCCCGAAAATCCTTGCCGTCAGACAAAAAGGCACAGAACACGCAGTGCTCCAT contains:
- the selD gene encoding selenide, water dikinase SelD — protein: MMPATPLTTDLVLLGGGHSHALVLRKWGMNPLPGVRLTLITDLVDTPYSGMLPSHVAGVYDFDEAHIDLRPLTRFANCRLVMDRAVGLDLANQRVLCAHHPPIAFDVLSINTGSTPATFTVPGASDYAIPAKPVPKLLHQWQDFLAEIQAQPDQPRTIAIVGGGVGGVELTLNMEARLTTFLESLLPDSLDGPHPKSLSPRERDFDDPSDSRLPTPDSPDLPLPKSLFPQEKDVENSSSPSPRGRGGRGVRATLHLFHRGSELAEGRNRWTRRRILQICQERGIEVHLKDAVTAITLDEATGQSIVHSESGLAVGCDRVFWVTNAAAPSWLQDSGLSLDTQGFIQVGDTLQTLSHPNIFAAGDVATMVNHPRPKAGVFAVRQGQPLYENLRRFLQGQPLQPFRPQQKFLNLIDVGYGNTIAARGPLAWESPLCRRWKDHIDRKFMALFTDFPAMTSPPQSPPLPTPHFRLPTPHSPLPTPHSPLPCSGCGSKIGSTVLSQAIRRVRLDFPHLATAPEDLLIGLESPDDAAVMAVPPGRVMVHTVDYFPALVDDPFVFAQIALKHGLSDLDAMGAQPHSVLAMVQLPYATPKLQTETLYHLLSGIYTGLEVTGTPLVGGHTIEGPNLALGFACNGVADPDHLLRKGGMEAGNRLILTQALGTGTLFAADMQKRAKGRWIEAAIEAMITPNRAAAEIFRQHQATACTDVTGFGLAGHLLEMVNASAVSTTVDLDALPLLPGAHETLAQGIVSSLQAQNLQAAQSIAHAADYARHPSYPLLFDPQTAGGLLAAVPADQANACLEQLHQQGYPAAAIIGTVHPLDQTKTPLRLTFHQR
- the tatC gene encoding twin-arginine translocase subunit TatC, encoding MTPPTDLDTAIPQQSRLNGATAEADLDEAPYDVEMSLFDHLEELRMRIFYSLIAVLVGIVACFWQVNRIVSLLEIPAQGVKFLQLSPGEYFFVSLKVAGYSGLVIASPFILYQVVMFVLPGLTRRERRLVGPMVLGSSVLFFAGLFFAYFALIPAALNFFISYGADVVEQLWSIDRYFEFVLLLLFSTGLAFQIPVLQLLLGLLGIVNSKQMLSGWRYVLLGAAVLGAVLTPSTDPVTQSLLGGAVLFLYFGGIFLVKAIGR
- a CDS encoding helix-turn-helix domain-containing protein produces the protein MANLAPIQVEQLQRIGDYLRQVRQEQGLSLDILANQIFIRPALLQALETGREDQLPEPVFIQGFIRRYAEALGLDGKAISQEFVVTPPPMMTDSSAATPAMSYGVAAPAPVAKPAPQPQSTPAPTVVQTPAPATVEKPVVAPEPIPAPTPIPAPEPVPSAASMAAASQPAKAPTSTVQNAPLSTSLPPMAPLPDRRGGFPLWLLMVGAILLIGGGIGMVLGRGQAPQTAEAPTEEVTPAEPETPVIPEPEPEPEPVALEAPIVVAVQLTERSWLSVVADGRTVYEGTSESGYEETWTAQNSLVFTTGNAGGVSFSFNGEDPVVLGNSGAVRTLRLNPNSNAAELATP